A stretch of DNA from Paramisgurnus dabryanus chromosome 19, PD_genome_1.1, whole genome shotgun sequence:
TGTATCTCcttattgatttttttctagcattgtttttatgttgttttctttTCAACTGTAATGAACTGTAATATCAAATCATTTTTGttcattattcattattaactgttttgtgttttacaatatataaatgttttactgTATATTATGGAAAATGGCtcgttttttattataaatagtatttaatatttaatttaaagatgttttagaGTAACAAACAGAAGATATTCATGTATTGAGGTATTACACCTGCCACATGACTATCTGTCTGATTTAAAGTCCTATATAAAAAACTTGGACTGATTTGATACAACATCATTGATCTGGATTTGAAACTTCTGTGTGATGCTGCATATTTAATTCTTTAATGTCAAAtcaattaaatacatttttctccATTTGGTAAAGCCAACATTCCCTAGGTTACACTAATTTACTTTTGAATGAAATGCCATAATGTGGTTATctataaaataaacttaatttgaATTGCTTATACATTATAATTCCGTTTTTTATTAAGTGTCTTTTTGAAAAGTCTGCGGTTGTATAACACACAATACCCCCGCCGCATTTGAGCACTCGTTCATTCATGTGTAAATGTGTCTCTGTGCTTGTGCTTAGCGGATAACCATTGCTCGTCTGACCTCATCTCCACATGTGAAGCCTGTCTGAGGCTCGGCCCTGAATGCGCCTGGTGCTCTCAAGaggtaatgtgtgtgtgtgtgagggttTGTGCTATTGTTGGGTTGTCAGCGTGCAGTTTGGGGTTGTTTCGTCTGTTGGCGATAACGCTATAGTTCCCTCCCCCAGTGCCCTCGCTTCTGTTCTGAatgtatttctttttaatttGACGTAAACCGAGCACTAATCCACAGAAATGTCCAGGAGCTGAGCTCATTATGAAAAGTAAAATACAAATGTTTGGTACTAGTTAAACACTTCAGAACTTAACATAAAGGCTCCTCAATAGGAgcttttttgcataattgtATTTGACACATCGTCTTGGGTAACGTATGTatctgttgttccctgagaagggaacgagacgctgcgtcttccttgccatacttcctgcgtccctgtaacgccgtctttggcaatatttcagatagcgatatacttcctggctcccgcgtcaccctgtctttgtcgttaagcctcaccattggttgaatttgatatacacattcagacgcacttacccctggaggcgtccccaaagtgtcaccacagtgatgcagcgcgagttccctcgaaagggaactgtaacaatgtatcttaaaaggtaacaccaTGTAACCTTggtctcacttgaaatgtgtcctcacatttagcccttgaatttgagggtattggacctggaaagtccttgaaaggtccttgaatttgaagttaactaagggtACCCCTGATAATAATAACTGGGAATGAAAGGTGCTCCTTTAAAATCGTTTTGGTTTTAATTGAGGCCTTTATTTGTAAGTGTCTGAACAGAGTCTGTGTCTTTCTTCTTTCCAGAATGATTTTCCATTAAAGGTTATTTTCCTCAGAAAGGGCATTTAAATAAAAGCCTGTCTTTGTAGAGAAAGCCATGCATTGTGGTTAAGAAAATAAGTTCATTAAGTCTGTTCTGTGTGCGGACATTAATCCTGACCAACATCTGAACAACGGTGGTTTAGATAATGAGATTTTGCATGCTGTGTGTAGTTGAAATAAAACCACCCAGTTGTCCTGTTTCTCGTTTCCAGTGACCCTTGACACTTTTGATGGTTTGTTTACCCTGACAGAGGTTCCTGAACGGTGCACACATAAGCCAGAGATGTGGATCTGTTTCTGACCTAAGGGTCAGGGGTTGTAAAGAGGAGTTTATCGAAAACCCACATGTTAAAGTGGAGGTGAACACCATGCTCAGCAGCTCACAGGTGACACCTAGAGAGACTACCATCCACCTGAGACCAGGTAATGTTTGAAGAGAAAGTGGGCTGAAGTTCACTTTGTGTCGCCATACTACAATGACttttaagcccttttcacacagagatttgAATAAAATTCAAGGcactgggaagtttttgaaaatatacatacacaggtcattgaaagtgcttaaatctattttatgcaagaagttttctgaaaaaaaaaaaagtgtaggATAAttaattctagactttttaagcacacgtgctaaactgttcgctttaaatgcttatatcttctgtatgtgaatgttgattcataccaaaatgcttttttgcatagttgtgtttgacacatgaaaacgtctcgggttacgtatgtaactgttgttccctgagaagggaatgagacgctgcgtctcccttgccatacttcctgcgtccctgtaacgtcgtctttggcaatatttcagatagcgatatacttcctggctcccgcatcaccctgtctttgtcgttaagcctcaccattggttgaatttgatatacacattcagacacacttacccctggaagCGTCCACAAAGTGTCACtacagtgacgcagcgcgagttccctcgaaagggaactgtaacaatgtatcttaaaaggtaacacgatgtaaccttgctctcacttgaaatgtgtccccacatctagtccttgaatttgagggtattggacctgagAATGtctttgaatttgaagttaactaaggtgtgggaaccctggtcTAAACTGATGGGAATATAGTCAGTAAGCATAATGTCAAGAGTTTTGAACAATGTTAAAGTAAACTCATAACTGTAATTGTGGAGTTATTATTTTGTGAGGTGACAGTTGTGCTATTATTCTTGTCTCAGGGAGCGATGCAAACTTCGTGGTGCAGGTACAGCAGCTGGAACGCTACCCTGTGGATCTCTATTATCTCGTGGACGTGTCTGCATCCATGCAGGACAACTTGGATCGGCTGAAAACTGTGGGTCTGGCCCTGTCTCACCAGATGAAGGAACATTCTAGTGATTTCCAGGTTGGCTTTGGCTCTTTCGTGGATAAACCCGTGTCTCCGTATATCGACGTTCACCCCTCCAAACTGGCGAATCCTTGCAGGTAAAGATGATGGGTTACAGCATGCAACTAGATTAACATTTCGGATTTCTTTAATATCTCAGTTCCTATTAGACCATGCAATAAGTCTGTTTTTTATCTTCTCTAAAATGCAGATGAGAACTCAGCATTATCTCAACTGTGCTCAGATACTTGAATGAAACCCAAGCGTTAAACAtaattgtgaccctggaccacaaaaccagtcataatgTGGGTATATTTATAGCAGTAACCAAAAATACATTccatgggtcaaaattattgattgTTTTATGCCAAAactcattaggatattaagtaaagatcatatataaatataaatatcctACTataaatacactcacctaaaggattattaggaacacctgttcaatttctcattggtgtaatggtgtgggggattttttcttggcacactttaggccccttagtgggcatcatttaaatgccgcggcctacctgagcattgtttccatgtccatccctttatgaccaacacagtattagtatggtgtttctaataatcctttaggtgagtgtatgtcaaaaatatatttatcattagtaatgtgtgttgctaaggacttcatttggacaactttaaaggcgattttcctttttatttagaatttttttgcaccctcagattccagatttgcaaatagttgtatctcagccaaatattttcctatcctaacaaaccataaatCAGTGGAAAGCTTATTTTGTAGATAATGTATACATCTCAATAAAAAATACCCTTATGACTGCTCCAGGGTCACAATTGTGAACAGTAAACCGTGCTGAGATATTTAAGATATGCATCTTTGTTCTTTATCAAATTGGCCCAGATGTGAAGGGTGTAGTTATTTTCTTAAGATTGTTATGTCCACGTACTGTATTGTTTCATTTCTGCAAAGTCTACTTGTTGCCTTTTATGAAGTTCATTTTGTCTTTGGTTCCTGTAAGTTGTCGACCTTGATGATAACGGCtgacaagtaaagtaaaaacagAGAGATCTTCTCagaaaaaatgtttaaacaatACTTAAGGTTCTGGTAAAATCTCTCGTTCGTAGACATGGAGATACGCATGTTTATGAAAATGTTCCAGCTCAAGGTCTTCATTTGCTTTCCATTTAATGTTATTGCTGTCTAAGAGATTTTTCTTTCCTTCGTAAAGCTTTTGATGCTCCTGTGTGTGTCTTTGTTGTTGTTCATAGTGCTGTTGAAAGCTCAATGCTCTTAGCTGACTTCAGCAGTATAAATCAAGCCCGGGGATCCCCTGAATATATTATCTAGTGATCTCATTCCAACTAGTGTGGGAATCTGCTCGATGATATCTTATATCAaccacatctctctctctctctctctccggtcACAGTAATTATGAGGTCCAATGCAGGCCCGCTCACGGTTTTATCCACGTCCTGCCCATCACAGAGAACATGACAGAGTTCACACGTGTCATTAAGAAGCAGAGGATCTCAGGAAACATGGACACGCCGGAGGGCGGCTTCGATGCCATGCTGCAGGCCATCGTTTGTAAGGTGTGATTCCTTATGAGCAAAAAACTATtactttatatacatttttacactAGCAGACATTAACCAATAAAAGAGATGCTTACCATAGCAAACCCCACTAATGATTCGACCCCCTTGTGTTCGCATGActgtttgtgtgtcatgagaACATTATGCTGTGGTTAATGTGGAGACAGCAGGTCTCAGGTCAGAACGACTATCTTTGCTTAGAAATGGGAACATTGCCTAAAGGTTTACATGATGACACACAAGAAACTAATATATACGTAAAGCATTGTTGAAGAGCTGAATCAGCGCCTATAATAATAATCACACTAGCCTGTTTGCAGAGGATGATGTCATCGCTAGAGTTTTAGTCCTCTCATTTATGTGGCTGTTCGTAGTGGAGCGTAAGATCCGCCCAGCGGGATGCATGCTGTTATATCAACAAAGACTCTTTATAGTGTTCAACTGGTGGGAGTTTTCGGTGAATTACAGTGTGGCCCTGATAAATGAAAACTTCCTGAGCGCTTCGGCACTGGAATGAAAATCCGGAAAATGACCTTCAATGAGTTTCAGTCTTTGTAACATCCTACTGTGTGTTGCTTTAAAAGGTTTTGCTATGCCACAGACATGTTTCAGGTGCAATAGTCATCCTTTCTGTTGTTTTAACAGATAAATGTTCATCAGTTTTATTTCAACATTACTTATTGGGTAACTTTACAGTCAACTTTCTCACATACTACCGGTAATTAGAAACAGATTCATGCCATGTAGTCATCCAAAGTCATCTAGATTTGTAAACTGATTCATTTCTACAGAAAGACATTGGTTGGAGACCAGAAGCCAAACATCTTCTACTGGTTATGACTGATCAACCTTCTCATTTGGCTCTGGATAGTAAACTGGCTGGTATCGTTGTTCCTAACGACGGCCGGTGCCACCTGGAGAACAACATCTACTCACAAACTACTACTATGGTAAGGTCAGCAAAATCGTATCCGACACCCAAACGTGAAGTTTGTAGGAACGTGTTGGGAGTGCAGATGTTCTtgacacatttacatttttgaatTTATCAGTGATTAAAATTCTCACACATGCATTATTGCCGTTATTATACGTGTAAACATCTTTGATGTACTGCCATAATGTTTTTGAGTTTTCAATAATTAATAACAGACCATTGGTTTTCCAGGAACATCCAACAATCGGTCAGCTTGCCGAGAAACTTCTAGAGAACAATATTTACTCCATATTTGCTGTGGACCAGTTGCAATATCAGTGGTATGAGGTAAAGTCCCCATCATGACTTTCTAAAAAGAAATTAgtgcattttaaataatgattttaGCCTGTTTATGAAAGTTTAATATGTGTTTGTGGTATATACACCTGGAGCAATGGAAACCCTAATGTAGCTGCTATGAACTGTATAGCATTGTGACTAAACTAAAAAGTATTAAACTTGCCAAATTGATATATTTGCAAAAACACTAGGAAGGGACCTACAGATTGTACAGTAGTATCCATGCCCATGCTTCAAGAATAGCATACTACCATACATAATGTAATGTACTGTCCATCTAGACAATTTATGATTGTTTTATCACACATCTAGAGTTAAAGTACCTAGAATTAAAGGggatatatcatgaaaatctgatctttttcatgtttaagtgctacaattgggtccctagtgcttttatcaacctaaaaaagtGGAAAAGAAAAAagcagtaactttgttttggtaaaccattctctgcaagcatgtgaaaaaataggtcattcagatcttattataataataccgccacTTAATCTGCACAAATCcaaccatttagtgcagagagaggaaaaaaataaatgacagcACAAccgagtttcaatttcaacaaacctttattatggtgatcagtgtttgcatttcatcggctcatttgcatttaaagggacacatccaaaaacggcacatttatattaaattatttatggggtattttgagccaaagcttcacatacacacactggGGACACTGCAGATTAATTTACATCTGAAAAAAAGTTTCataaaatgtctcctttaagttaaaccaagtttattttatataagaTGTACAGTAACTGGATCAGGGCTgcaaaacgattaatcacgaatactcatttgcagaataaaagttttttttacatcatatatatgtgtgtgtgtactgtgtataataattatgtatatataaatacacacatatgcatgtataattttacggaaaaaatatgtatatatataagtatttataattatatttaatataaattatatataaatataaaaaatataaaaatgtatatacacgtaagtatttcttaaataaatatttgtatattaaatatttacaattgtatttaatataaattatatataaatataaaaatgtatatacacatgtaaatatttcttaaatatatatttatatattaagtatttataattatatttaatataaattatatataaatacgaaaatgtatatacatacacatgtaaatatttcttaaataaatatttatatataaaatatttacaattgtatttaatataaattatatataaatataaaaatgtatatacacatgtacatatttcttaaataaatatttatatattaagtatttataattatatttaatataaattatatataaatataaaaggtatatacacatgtaaatatttctttaatatatattaagtatttacaattgtatttcatataaattatatacaaatataaaaatgtatgtacacgtgtaaatatttcttaaatatgtatttatatattaaatatttaaaattgtatttaatataaattatataaaaatatatatacacatgtacatatttcttaaatatatatttatatattaagtatttataattatatttaatataaattgtatatacatatgttaatatttcttaaatatatacatgcatgtgtctgtatttatatatacataattattatacacagagtacacacatatatatgatgtaaataaaaacttttattttgcaaatgattagttgcgattaatcgtttcgCAGCCCTACACTagacatatttacatttatgcatctcGCACACGCTTTTATCCCaagtgacttgcagtgcattacaagatatacatttttattgtttgaATCCGAAGCACAGGACCATTTGCTAGTTTTGTTACATTTGCTACATTGTTTGTGACAGACATGTTTGAAATGGGTTCACCTTCAGCTGCCTTTACTTCCCTTGGTGATTTACAGCAATCCACGGATTCTGTTGATATTTATTTAACCCAGAATTACGAACACATCAATGCTGAAAATCTTTCTTCCGCTCTCTTGGCAGGATCTCATGGACTTGATTCCAGGCAGTTATGTGGGTCGGCTGTTTCCCAAAGCATCTAATCTTAAAGACCTAGTGGTGCATGCCTACAAGGTAAATATAACCATGACTTTCTCTTTCACTTTGTGCATCCATTCAAGGACAGTTACTGTAGATGTGAAAGTCAGAAATTCCCCCTAACACTCATATTAAGTACCATTTGACCAACACGTCACACTTTGCTCAGGCATGCGTCTGAGATGAGGAATAATCTCGCTCTGGGCACAACAATGTATTGTCCTACCCAAAATCCACTGATCCAGGGGAACAATAGGCTCCATTATAAACAGCCTGTGATTACAGGGCCAAAAATCCTGTGAGCTCCAATTCCCGATCAGCACAAAGCCGCTATTTTTAAACCTTTTCTATCAGGAACCTGCTTATACAAGACTGATCATAGGTTGAGACAATGAGGTCTTTCTCAAACTGACTAACGCCGTGTTTACTCTCCTCTATGTTCTTCTCTAGAAGTTTCTATCAGATGTGGAGCTGCAGGTCGGGGTGGAGGACAGCCAAGCTCACAGGTTCCGGGTGAACGTAACAGCATTGTGTCCCAACGGATCTTTTGTTTTTGGAAATGCTAAGTGTTCCAGCGTTCAGCCCAAACAAACAGTACGAAACCTTTTAAACTCAAGATACATCTGTTTTCAGTAGAAACAGAGATGTTACATTTGATATTGAGCTATTACAAACAActtgttttaaagagcacctattgtccaatttacgattttacatttcctttggtgtgtaagtgtgtattagtacatgttaacgatatgcaaaaggtacatatcccaaagtaaacaatgacgcgaattatcatctccaacataaatctctacaacaaacacacggattgtaggcaacagtttacttcctggaatTTGTGATGTAGtaaattatcataattcctccggctttggactcacagcctgtaagttaactcctgttagcattgcattgtgagcgaatctttcaaacatggtaaggagcgtcacatttctggctgacgtcagaggtattcaggccaatcacaacgtacagattagctggccaatcagggacacagagcttttcaaatccgtgcgtttcaggaacagagtaaaatctggagctacaaaaatgtacgatatatggaaaataatgtgtttttttaaccattacCCACGTggacacattgtattataccaaatacacaaaataaagttgttttttagaaatgaaataggtgctctttaaaggaacagttcactcaaaaattacAATCCTGTCTTTACTTTTCCTTTATATGGACGCACGATTTTAATTTACGATTAAAGTGTACTGTTTATTTAacggattactccactttcttaaaagaaaaatcacggtaatttactcacccccatgccATCCagaatgttgatgtctttctttgttcagtcgaaaagaaattaagttttttgcggaaaacatttcaggattttccTTCATTTAGTGGACCTAACGGATAAcagttttaatacagtttaaaattacagtttcaatgcagcttcaaatggCTCTAAACACTCCCAATCGAGGCATATGGGTCTTGGTGGTGTAAAGGGTTAATATAGGTGGTGGTAGTGTGATGAACTGTTTTGCTGCTTCAGGACCTGGAAGACTGTGAATGAAACCATGAATTCTGCTCTCTACCAAAAAATCCTAAAGGAGAATGGATCTCATTTACTAAGCATGCTgacgcacaaatttgtgcgtgaAATGTGCGAACAGATGTTTTCACAAACAAATCGTGATTCAATAAAAACTTTCGTAtcaaaatttcttctaaatgtacgcaaaaattcaagaaaacttaatgctgcatttacaccaaccggGGTAGAGGcatgaagcgcgagtgattttaatgttaagtcaatgtgaagacgcgttgacgcgcgtcaggaggtcttggcgcggcgcggaagacgcgtttccgcctcattcgcgcgtgaagcaaatgcttgctttttccgcgcgtctactccgctctacacgcgcaaatgcatccaaattgttcaagcggcaaaccacgcgcggtagacgTGATTTTGCCGCCCAAAAcacgtttggtgtaaactcagcattacACCACTCGTACCCAATAATCATGTACACTCTAATCAAATACTAGGCTCtaattataaagtttataatatataaaatttacatgattacattttatattataatattttctgtattatatattattatacatgatccatattattattattattattattattattattatatacattaacCTACTTATGACAAATCTTCACGCTTTCCTTcctcactttttaaatctctataTAAGTCCAAACATCAATCCCTTGATCgcctgtctgttttattttagatacagatgtgcgtctctgtcatattaataaaatgtcatatttgttgaCACATCTAATACTTCTTTAACGTTTCTCCGGTCGGTGGACAGCAATGGCTTCCTCCAGCGACAACAAAACctcccaaataaaaaatgcaacgCAAAACTGAACTTTACCAATAATAAATATCATCATGGATTTCTTTTCGAGCTCTTTGGCTTCtatgacaaactgctctaaagTTTTCTGTGGACCAGCGCTGCGCTGCGGAAAACCCTTATATGGATCTGGTTTGggcgtgttttatgcaaattaccaaCCTCGTGCACGTGGCCGCATGTAGAACACTCAAAATTCACTAACGTAAGAACAAGTATAACAACAAACTCATGTGCGTACGCACGTGTTGTGAATTAGGCGGAACGTTTCCGTGAGAAGTTCAAGTGtgcatataaatacaaaaaacggatgcaattattagtgaatgagTCCCAATGTCTGGCCATCTGTTCGTGACCTCAAGCAGAAGCGAACTTGTGTTCTGCAACATtacaaaacacaccagcaagtgcacatctgaatggctgaagaaaaacaaaatgaagactttgGAGTGGCCTTGTCAAAGCACTCACCTCAATCATAGTGAAAAGACCATCATTTTTTGccaaaacaaattacaaataattacttttaaaccacaacttctcaacTTGCACTATCCGTGTGACGCACCAGCATGACCTTGCGTAATACGTAATCATCCAAAGGTAACGCATCACAAATATTTGAAATGCAcacttgtggaccattttaaacaataaactgacaaaaAGACATTATtggtatcattccacatacgaCAATGTTtgaacgctcctctttctccacacttgtaaactcTGGAGCGGTAGTTTTGCAAACGCCATAATACGATTACATAATATGTAAGGTCTTGTTGGCTTGTCACACGtttagtgcaagatgagaagttatggttataaagtacttttttttttgtgaaaatggtGACCGCTTTGCTAGattagacccttatgcctcggttgggatggttcagagtcctttgaagctgcattgaaactgtaaactgttgaggtttactatatttagaaaaatcctggaatgttttcctcatctcgactgaacaaagaaagacataaacatcttggatgacatgggggtgagtaaattagtTTGAGTGCGTGATCCTGATGATGTCACTCTGTCCGTATGATGTCATTctgtgtgaatatgtgtgtgTCATTACTCCATATTAGCAGTGTTCGTGTGAGAAAACATTCAAAGCTTGTGGAGGCAGTGAGTCTGCTACAAATTTACAAGCttgtgtgttttaaacatttgtgtGACGTGTCCAAACAGTGCATATTTTTAACATAGCGGAGTGGCTATAAATAGCATTTGCTGTATGTTGAGGATGTCATTGCATGGGCGTTTGCATGGATCCTGTAATTACTTTGTTGTCTCCTCCACAGGTCTTGTTTAACATCACGGTTGGAATGACCTCCTGCCCACCAGAGGGTGCCGATCAggatgttgtgatttccatcaGGCCAGTAGGATTTAATGAGTCCGTTACCGTGCGAGTCCGGCAGGTCTGTGGGTGTAGCTGCACGGAGTCGGGTCTTTGTCACGATGACCCAAATCCCACGGCTTGTTCTGCAGAGACTATGAAACCGATGGACGTCTGTAGGGAGGACAGGACTAAACCCATCTGCAGTGGCAGAGGAATCTGTGAATGTGGGATGTGTGTATGTGATTCCAGCAGATTGGGAAGCATCTATGGAAAGTTCTGTGAGATGGATGATTTCTCGTGCCCGTATGAGAGAGGGCTGGTGTGTGGAGGTGAGGGCAAAGATGTTTGTATTATCTGTAAGGAGTGtgagtttttattatttattttatctcaTTGTTTTTGAGAAACAGCATGTGTATTTTGTGTGTTTCAGGGCATGGGCAGTGTGTTTCAGGTGAATGCGTGTGTCTGCCTGGGTTCACGGGTGAGACCTGCGACTGTCCCGTCTCCACTGAAACCTGCGTGTCGGATGACGGATCGATTTGTAGCGGTCTGGgaaagtgtgtgtgtggcaAGTGTGCGTGTGATGACCCGCGGCGCTCCGGAGCGTTCTGTGAGACATGCCACACCTGCTACAGCTCGTGTCAAGCTCAATGGTAATCTCTTTCTCTTTTCACTGATGCATGGTGATGAATAAAGTACTAAATATAATAccaaagctgcaagcagcaatgaaAGGGCCCTCGCATGCATGGCCAGCGCCACCCGATGGCCTTGGGAAAGAAGTGAACCGTGAGGATATGCATTTAAGTGGGTAATTATAGGAGGAATATGGCAAAGCTATTTTAatgtgccacacctccttttgGCAGCAGGTGGCGCTTTGACTGTAACTGATTATCATTGTCATGTTGATGTGTTTAGGCCAGGTCCCTTATCAAACATATGAATCATGGGGCAGGTCAGACATTGTGTGCTTaagttacaacagcttcctgtatCATGTCAATACATCAAACTATGCCAGGACGCCACACACATGCCTTTCATCGAAAAGTCAATATggtcgcaatttatcatcgcaaaagCATTAGCAAAGATTAGACCGACCAAATATAAAGTTGATCTGGTTAAATCTATTTGAGAAGTTAATCAAAGTATAAAACATGTCACTTTTTGGTGCTGCTATGACTTTAAGTGAATACTGGCTTTAGGCCAGGACCCTTGAGGGCCCATTATACTTCTGCGTAGGGCCTGTGCCGTAGCTTTGATGCCCTAAGCGACGAgcaggcagtatccacgcgagTTACCCACAATAGCAGAGCAATAGCAAAGCCCAATAAACCCACAAatgagaagaccagcagtgatggaggAAAATAAAcagtttgagttaaatatcatcaacttggctcatctttgttttgaATGTCATAAGCAGAAATCCATATAAGGAAATGCGATGCAAATCTGATGACCTGATGGGAGGGGATCAAgaagaccaatcacagcgcttgcggtccgtgTAGCATTGACACGCTTCTACATTTTGGGAGAGATGAACGTCAGGCCATGCCGTAGGCTACTTTGTAGGGTTCGCGTCTCTGCGTAGGCTACGCAGTACAATCGACACAGAAGTATAAAGCCCGctttatcaaacatgtgaagcatgtggcagattggacattgtaagCCTGAGTtggaacaacttcctgtttcatggcgaaacgtcaaaatttgtcaggccgctaCGTATACACCCTCCAACTAAAAGTcaaggggtct
This window harbors:
- the itgb8 gene encoding integrin beta-8 isoform X2 is translated as MTGARHSRDLIPSRALLLLISALLVLVRSDPADNHCSSDLISTCEACLRLGPECAWCSQERFLNGAHISQRCGSVSDLRVRGCKEEFIENPHVKVEVNTMLSSSQVTPRETTIHLRPGSDANFVVQVQQLERYPVDLYYLVDVSASMQDNLDRLKTVGLALSHQMKEHSSDFQVGFGSFVDKPVSPYIDVHPSKLANPCSNYEVQCRPAHGFIHVLPITENMTEFTRVIKKQRISGNMDTPEGGFDAMLQAIVCKKDIGWRPEAKHLLLVMTDQPSHLALDSKLAGIVVPNDGRCHLENNIYSQTTTMEHPTIGQLAEKLLENNIYSIFAVDQLQYQWYEDLMDLIPGSYVGRLFPKASNLKDLVVHAYKKFLSDVELQVGVEDSQAHRFRVNVTALCPNGSFVFGNAKCSSVQPKQTVLFNITVGMTSCPPEGADQDVVISIRPVGFNESVTVRVRQVCGCSCTESGLCHDDPNPTACSAETMKPMDVCREDRTKPICSGRGICECGMCVCDSSRLGSIYGKFCEMDDFSCPYERGLVCGGHGQCVSGECVCLPGFTGETCDCPVSTETCVSDDGSICSGLGKCVCGKCACDDPRRSGAFCETCHTCYSSCQAQWDCVNCHLSNELGSNSVQLCNHSCTPLVDYVDDIRELVRGKYCLYPTKNKCHHRFLMDVTTDGPQLHISRHPVCDWSERSFKTFFSTFLLTVMLGISLLTIVRYLLRTKDCVWQENPDQES
- the itgb8 gene encoding integrin beta-8 isoform X1, with translation MTGARHSRDLIPSRALLLLISALLVLVRSDPADNHCSSDLISTCEACLRLGPECAWCSQERFLNGAHISQRCGSVSDLRVRGCKEEFIENPHVKVEVNTMLSSSQVTPRETTIHLRPGSDANFVVQVQQLERYPVDLYYLVDVSASMQDNLDRLKTVGLALSHQMKEHSSDFQVGFGSFVDKPVSPYIDVHPSKLANPCSNYEVQCRPAHGFIHVLPITENMTEFTRVIKKQRISGNMDTPEGGFDAMLQAIVCKKDIGWRPEAKHLLLVMTDQPSHLALDSKLAGIVVPNDGRCHLENNIYSQTTTMEHPTIGQLAEKLLENNIYSIFAVDQLQYQWYEDLMDLIPGSYVGRLFPKASNLKDLVVHAYKKFLSDVELQVGVEDSQAHRFRVNVTALCPNGSFVFGNAKCSSVQPKQTVLFNITVGMTSCPPEGADQDVVISIRPVGFNESVTVRVRQVCGCSCTESGLCHDDPNPTACSAETMKPMDVCREDRTKPICSGRGICECGMCVCDSSRLGSIYGKFCEMDDFSCPYERGLVCGGHGQCVSGECVCLPGFTGETCDCPVSTETCVSDDGSICSGLGKCVCGKCACDDPRRSGAFCETCHTCYSSCQAQWDCVNCHLSNELGSNSVQLCNHSCTPLVDYVDDIRELVRGKYCLYPTKNKCHHRFLMDVTTDGPQLHISRHPVCDWSERSFKTFFSTFLLTVMLGISLLTIVRYLLRTKDCVWQENPDQESCKDSAYVPSTNEKTITYRRDRFPNQPVEIHSHILKMPMGNAWQ